From one Triticum aestivum cultivar Chinese Spring chromosome 4B, IWGSC CS RefSeq v2.1, whole genome shotgun sequence genomic stretch:
- the LOC123094184 gene encoding histidine-containing phosphotransfer protein 2, with the protein MAAAALRAQLNAHIAGMYTKGVVDEDTFEELREEGTAAEVSRLFINDAHEVIDDIDTLMEQPEVDFDEVEALTQQLMRCTSSVGAEQVNLACMHFGNFYAIKYKEGCLVSLALVRNEFFIVRHELEVMIELEEQIAACGPNS; encoded by the exons ATGGCAGCCGCAGCACTGAGGGCGCAGCTGAACGCGCATATCGCCGGCATGTACACCAAG GGTGTGGTGGACGAGGACACGTTCGAGGAGCTGCGGGAGGAGGGCACCGCCGCCGAGGTCTCCCGCCTCTTCATCAATGACGCCCACGAGGTCATCGACGATATCGACACCCTGAT GGAGCAGCCGGAAGTGGACTTTGACGAGGTGGAAGCTCTGACGCAGCAGCTAATGCGGTGCACCTCTAG TGTTGGTGCAGAGCAAGTGAACCTCGCCTGCATGCACTTCGGCAATTTCTATGCCATAAAATATAAAGAAGG GTGCCTCGTGTCCTTGGCTCTTGTTAGGAATGAGTTCTTTATTGTGCGACATGAGTTGGAGGTCATGATCGAG CTCGAAGAGCAGATTGCGGCATGTGGTCCTAACTCCTAA